Proteins from one Apis cerana isolate GH-2021 linkage group LG11, AcerK_1.0, whole genome shotgun sequence genomic window:
- the LOC107995784 gene encoding symplekin isoform X2: MDPRIHRRSEPEKGPGDLIVEWLNEASLNPGEDIKVTNLCKVQEILINKEPQLLPLYLDEALQFSLDRYAEVRKTITGFIEEAGVKQPEVIPRVVQILLRLVSDESSAVAKRALRASGRILRAALKWISSATTVTAEMEVAWNQLSALKIQIINMIDSDNDGIRTQAVKFLEGVVLIQTYPDPDIPKKPDDFSLEDIPLTLKIARRRKLEEEANDVMDLLIKFHGSPHVSSVNLMTCMGSLALIAKTRPQFMPGVIQALQRLQHDLPPTLSDSQVTSVQKQLKLTLLGLMKHPASIEFVSIIAKQLTQLGAKEQEILKAYPKPEDIRRMKKRQQEAAASSAAKRVKIETSLVSDETEIVPSLISTSKLSELIELSESFIAERLSVEIATDLVMDSMAWVPDTMTAIFQREYQPTSTTDINIQRQTIAKLLATQIKQAKTKKKKDAKDEDAVMEDLVKNPTISVAEAKRERKREKDREKEKEARASLEAHEKSLAKTRTRLKALKLSEVTKPLSKEVKEKMLLMAVNRILLSEKTAVFGGVAAIRSKILTTLAATFNPYIKEAVLHYITDDMRNRLDLALGWLYEEYALLQGFQRRTTLCTKPQEAPHQAYNFLLCTLVSAIDLVQGKDRDTLLYRLYLEAPLITEDAVEALKMVSSDETRGLVPLQLLKEMVIRRPTKQLVFLNVLLCHTGHENNTIREAAIQLVCQLYSRPELSKLIEEYAVLYLGFLRLHIPPEIVFGQDRGRPQVESQWTESTTRACLGLYLALLSEHQDLIHELARVYTSMSADVKRIVLRLVEGPVRSLGMGSPQLLALVENCPKGAETLVTRIIHILTEKSAPSVELVSRVRELYQTRVSDVRFLIPVLNGLTKKEVIAALPKLIKLNPIVVKEVFNRLLGTHNNESGVPHTSPITPAELLIALHNIDPSKAELKTIIKATSLCFAEKQIYTQETVAVVMQHLMEMTPLPTLLMRTVIQSLALYPRLSGFVMNILQRLILKQVWKQPKVWEGFVKCCERTQPQSFAVILQLPPTQLAEALKMASNLRTPLLAHVEAFAENQKAHIPQSIMDVIQGKSPCDMHDEFDIAPPGDYPIEQKPDTIETDVSEPAPPGLD; the protein is encoded by the exons ATAGTTGAATGGTTAAATGAAGCTTCTTTAAATCCAGGAGAAGATATAAAAGTTACAAATTTATGTAAAGTTCAAGAAATCTTAATTAACAAGGAACCACAATTACTTCCATTATATTTGGATGAAGCATTACAGTTTTCTTTAGATAGATATGCAGAAGTTAGAAAAACAATTACAGGTTTTATAGAAGAAGCtgg agtaAAACAACCTGAAGTAATTCCACGTGTTGTTCAAATACTTTTAAGATTAGTTTCTGATGAATCATCAGCTGTTGCTAAAAGAGCTCTTAGAGCTAGTGGTAGAATATTAAGAGCTGCTTTGAAATGGATATCTAGTGCTACTACAGTTACAGCAGAAATGGAAGTAGCATGGAATCAACTTAGTGCtctcaaaattcaaataataaatatgattgataGTGATAATGATGG tattAGAACACAAGCTGTGAAATTTCTTGAAGGTGTTGTTTTAATACAAACATATCCTGATCCAGATATTCCTAAAAAACctgatgatttttctttagaagatattccattaacattaaaaatagcaCGTAGACgaaaattagaagaagaagCTAATGATGTAatggatttattaataaaatttcatggaTCTCCACATGTTAGTAGTGTTAATCTGATGACATGCATGGGATCTTTAGCATTGATTGCTAAAACAAGACCTCAATTCATGCCAGGTGTAATACAAG cATTACAGAGATTACAACATGATTTACCACCTACATTGTCCGATTCTCAAGTAACTAGTGtacaaaaacaattaaaattaactctaTTAGGATTGATGAAACATCCAGCTAGTATAGAATTTGTATCTATAATAGCTAAACAATTAACACAATTAGGAGCAAAAGAACAAGAAATTCTAAAAGCTTATCCAAAACCAGAAGATATTCGGCGTATGAAGAAACGTCAACAA GAAGCAGCTGCATCTTCTGCAGCAAAACGTGTGAAAATTGAAACTTCTTTAGTATCAGATGAAACGGAAATTGTACCCAGTTTAATTTCTACTTCAAAATTATCAGAATTAATTGAACTTTCAGAAAGTTTTATTGCTGAAAGATTAAGCGTAGAAATTGCTACAGATTTAGTAATGGATAGTAtg gcaTGGGTTCCAGATACAATGACAGCTATTTTTCAAAGAGAATATCAACCTACTTCAACGaccgatataaatattcagcGGCAGACAATTGCTAAATTATTAGCGACGCAAATAAAGCAAgctaaaacgaagaaaaaaaaggatgctAAAGATGAAGATGCTGTGATGGAAGACTTAGTAAAAAATCCAACTATTAGCGTAGCAGAAGCTAAACGAGAACGAAAACGTGAAAAggatagagaaaaagagaaagaagcaaGGGCATCTCTAGAAGCACATGAAAAATCATTGGCGAAAACAAGAACTCGTTTAAAAGCCTTAAAATTGTCTGAAGTTACAAAACCATTGTCaaaagaagtaaaagaaaaaatgttattgatGGCTGTGAATCGAATTTTACTTTCTGAGAAAACAGCTGTATTTGGTGGTGTGGCAGCCATAAG atcaaaaattttaactactCTAGCTGCAACATTTAATCCATATATTAAAGAGGcagtattacattatattactgATGATATGAGAAATCGTTTAGATTTAGCTTTAGGTTGGTTATATGAAGAATATGCATTACTTCAGGGTTTTCAAAGGCGAACTACATTATGTACAAAACCTCAAGAAGCTCCACATCAGgcttataactttttattatgtacTTTAGTATCTGCAATAGATTTAGTTCAAGGCAAAGATCgtgatacattattatatag GTTATACTTGGAAGCACCTTTAATTACTGAAGATGCTGTTGAAGCTTTAAAAATGGTATCTTCTGATGAAACAAGAGGATTGGTACCATTGCAATTATTGAAAGAGATGGTTATTCGTAGACCAACAAAACAATTAGTTTttctaaatgtattattatgtcATACTGGTCACGAAAATAATACG ataagagAAGCTGCTATACAATTAGTTTGTCAACTGTATAGTCGTCCTGAATTAAGTAAACTCATAGAAGAGTACGCGGTTCTTTATTTAGGTTTCTTACGACTTCATATACCTCCTGAAATTGTTTTCGGACAAGATAGAGGTAGGCCACAAGTAGAATCGCAATGGACTGAATCAACTACAAGAGCTTGCCTTGGATTATATCTTGCTCTATTGAGTGAACATCAAGACTTAATTCATga ATTGGCAAGAGTTTATACATCAATGAGTGCAGATGTTAAACGTATTGTTCTTCGATTAGTAGAAGGACCTGTAAGATCTTTAGGAATGGGTAGTCCACAATTGTTGGCATTAGTTGAAAATTGTCCTAAAGGGGCTGAAACACTAGTTACaagaattattcatattcttacagaaaaat cTGCACCAAGTGTGGAATTAGTATCAAGGGTACGAGAACTCTATCAAACTAGAGTTTCAGACGTTCGATTCTTAATACCAGTCTTAAATggtttaacaaaaaaagaagtaatagCCGCTCTTCCAAAACTCATAAAGTTAAATCCTATTGTTGTTAaagaa gtatTCAATAGATTGTTAGGTACTCATAATAACGAAAGTGGTGTACCTCATACGTCTCCTATCACACCTGCTGAATTATTAATAGCATTGCATAATATAGATCCAAGTAAAGcagaattaaaaacaattataaaag CTACGTCTTTATGTTTTGcggaaaaacaaatatatacgcAAGAAACTGTAGCTGTTGTAATGCAACATCTTATGGAGATGACACCGCTTCCAACATTACTCATGCGTACAGTGATACAAAGTTTAGCATTATATCCTAGATTAAGTGGATTTGTTATGAATATACTTCAGCGGTTAATTCTCAAGCAAGTTTGGAAACAGCCAAAAGTTTGGGAAGGTTTCGTAAAATGTTGTGAACGCACGCAGCCACAAAGTTTTGCAGTTATTTTACAGCTTCCTCCAACACAGTTAGCCGAAGCGTTAAAAATGGCAAGCAATTTACGAACACCTTTACTAGCACATGTCGAAGCCTTTGCTGAAAATCAG AAAGCGCACATTCCGCAGTCAATAATGGATGTTATTCAGGGTAAATCACCTTGTGACATGCATGATGAATTTGATATT GCACCACCCGGTGATTATCCGATCGAACAAAAACCAGATACAATAGAAACTGATGTTTCAGAACCAGCTCCTCCTGGTTTAGATTAG